The following DNA comes from Nicotiana sylvestris chromosome 10, ASM39365v2, whole genome shotgun sequence.
TGAGATTTTTACTTAGAATTCGAAATTTGGAATATACCATAattattcctttttcttttactaATATACCAGCTAGCATGATATTCTGTCTTGATTAATCAATTTTGTGTAAGCATTACTTTTTCTATTTTTATGTACTCTTGTGTACGGTCGAAATCAGGTATGTCCGATTTCGTAGGCTCAAGGGTCGCTTCGAGATAGACCGGGCTCGAGCCCGATGGCGGAGTACGAGGCTCGAAGATCGAAGTGCTTGATGAACACCGAGGCCAAGTATGACCAACTTCGAGATAGTACCGTTAGACAGCTGTGGCCCTGAGATCACGGCGTGAATTCCAGAATGGatttgtactaggcggttagacaattgtataataaaattccttactacaattagaagtgtaccttatttaggattcccctactatataaaggagatcccaatcatttgtaacacaTCAATCATTGACAAAAGAATATACATTCTTCACTTTCTTGCTTATTGCTCATTAAAATTGTCTTTTAGCTTAATTGTTCTTACTGACCTACCTCGAGGCCACCTTAGCTCGAGGTCAAGACTGGCTTGTTCACTGGTTTGATTTAACTTATTTCTTTAATTTATATGTTTGATTTTTTGATTATCAGTTGATATtggactaaatcacatatctttaagacctcaatacaaatttaattgttactcgaattttTGGGTAAACAACTCTCCCATACCTCGTGGTCAAATtgtttataaatattttatgatTAATTATTTTGAAGAAGAATAAAATATCAACGTTAAATGTCTAATTACTTTATAGGTGATACAAATataattctaaaataatcaaaaatttcaaaaatcgcCAGTAACTTTAACTTTAATTTATCTACTTCAAAAAAtgcatttttttccttttcctaaaAAATTAAGGAAGTTAACTGAATTTACTCATTTTTCTACGACAGCACGGGTAAAACAATTCATTTGTGAAAAATAAATGTGATAATTCATAATAGTCTGTTTGTAAATTTTGACATTACCAGCTCATCTTGGCAGTGACTCTAGAAGGTCAAGAGGATTATCCATCCATTTAAATAGGAGAAGAAagtattgtcttttttttttttactggaAATAGTAAGGGAATTAAATagaatttaatttataaaaatatgaggTTGATAGTTTAATTTTTCAATTGTTTTATTtcttataaagtaaaaaaaaagggtCTCAAGATAATTAACATACGCAACTCTCTTCTTAATACAGCAGCCGTACCAATATAAAAGAAAACATTAGTTCTCACTCcaattcacttttacttgtccaataTGGACTTTGCAcaccccaaaaaataaaaaataaagtacATAATTTATCTtgatactcatattaattgatgcatatctTTTatgaatttgagaaaataatttgaacaataacaataataacatacCCGGTATTATCCTACACTGTGGGGAGGGTAGTGTTTACGCAATCCTTATCCCTACCTTGTGAGAATAGAGAggatgtttccaatagaccccccgctcaggaaagcataagtaccacattaataaaaataaagatacgAAGGGACAACACCAAAAGCCttataaaagcagaataaagaCAACAAGATAGTAAGATGATCAACAACGAAAGAAAACAAtggttagtcataaaaacctactaccaacagGAAGCGAGATTGCATGTCAATACTActgttatgaacactctagactacctactctactaccctaatcctTGACCTCCATACCTTCCGATCAAgagtcatgtcctcggtcagctgaaGCTGCACCATGTCTTGCCTAATTGCCCCTCCCcacctcttctttggcctacctgtacctctccgtaggccctccaatgtcaacctctcatACCTTCTCATCGGGgcgtctgtgctcctcctcctctTCACATGACCACACCACCTAAGTCGCGCTTCCCGtatcttgtcctcaataggggcTAGTGGCGGAGCCACCTTTTAGGAAAGGATGTTAAATGACACCCCTTCGTGGAAAAAATATATTGTGTAGgtaggattatatatatatatatatatatatatatatatatatatatatatatatatatatacatactatgtATTGACTCCCATTAATTTCGTGGTAtgtttacttttatatattttgacaCCCCTTAACTAAAATTTTGGCTCCGCCGCCACACCCACCTTGTCACGAATAACCTCATTTCTAATATTATCTAAcctggtgtgcccgcacatctatctcaacatcctcatctctactacttcatcttctggacatgagcgATCTTGACTACCCAATACTCAGCCCCATACAATATTGTCGATCTGACCACCACTCTGCAGAACATACGGCTTTTAAGTTTTGgtggcaccttcttgtcacacaaaacaccgAAAATgagtctccatttcatccatcccgccccagtacgatgtgtgacatcttccTCTCCTAGGGATGACCTGCGAGTCTATCCTCACCTCCCCTTCCCCTCCTTGAGTCTCgccactgaacttacactcctagtattctgtcttggtcctgctcaacttgaaaccttcaGATTCCAGGGTCTGCCTCCATACCTCTTATTGCGCGTTCACACCGCCTCGCGTCTCGTCAATCAATACAATATTATCTGCAAATATCATGCACCACggcacctccccttggatgtgATGCATCACTACGTCCATTGCCAGGGCAAACAAAAAAGGGCTGAGTGCCGACCCCTGATGCAGCCCCATCATAATCGGaaaatgagtaattaatattgtgggtataacaggaaaaaagaaattattttctcttgataTGTTAAAagtgccaagtaaaagtgaaaatctatttttaaaatactggacaagtaaaagtaaacGGTGGGAGCAGTAAACATATACTCCAAAAACATTTGAAAGTTTTCGAAATTTAAGAATTGGAGCTATTAGTAGAAAAGTCAAAGGGCACAGGTTGGAGTGCCAAATAGGGAAATTGTGATGCCACCCACGTGCTAATTGCTAAGCCGTGCACCCAACGCTATTAGGCTTAGAAGCTCCTTTAAGCAACCGTataatttattatatatatatatatatatgtatatatgtatatatatatatatatatatatatatatatatgtatgtatttcatTTAATTATGGTTATTTAATACTATATGTTATCATTTTAATTTTCTGACTCTTAGATTAAATTATATCATTAGGTGTAAGTTTCAATTTTCATGTAATACTTTATTTGACAAAGAagcataatattttttttatataaaaaaaatgaagcacaatattttttttatataaaaaaaatgaagcACAAATGAATGCAATAATTTGTATATTTCAAGGATGGATAATTTACCTTGTTCGTTGGATTCAGaatataaaacatgaaagtttttttttttcctttctcccACTTGAATAGGAGGAGGAGGTCGCTTGCATTGATTTGGAAAAACTAAGTTGTAGAACATAATAAAATTTTATAGCTTGGATGTCGAGAAGGATACCATTAAGCAGAAGAGATTTGCTTGTGCATAATTTTTATTCTTGGAACGAAAGGAGAAAAAATAGAATAACTATTTTACATACAAACCTTTATTGTTAATTAAATCGATCGGTGATATATATCCTCACTCTAATTTGGAGGCTTAAATTTATAGTATTTGGTTTGACGTAAATATTGAGTAGCTTACACACGTATCCCTCCATTTTTCTTTGCCTCTTTCGTCGTTTTGTACGTCTTTCTCACAGATACACGTATGAATACTAATCTTCGAGTGAATGAAGTCCATATATAAAACCTTAAAGCAAAAGCGAGTACGCAAGTAAGAAACCAAAAACAATCCAAAAAAGGCAAATTCCTGTTCTACCTGATCAATACTACTATAAAATATTTAGTACTAGTTTAATTTTAATCCATCCTCCTCTAGTTGTGATTTTCAGATATATATTTTATAGCTTCAGCTTCATCAGCGTCAGAGTCTAAAAGAGTCTCAGAGATATGAGCACTTTAACCATTTCTTTACTTCCATCAAAGCTCAACCCTCAAAAGGAAAGCTCTCTTTTTGTATACAAAACTACAAGAATACTGTCCAAAAACAGCCAATCTCTACTTCCTGTAATactcatttcctttttgtttATCAAAATTTAAATGTCAGATATTGTACTTGTTGGATTTCTCTGGTCAATATATTActcaatatatatatgtgtgacTGATGATCTCAGGTGGCAAGGTTATTTGGACCTTCTATTTTTGAAGCATCTAAGCTGAAGGTTCTATTCTTGGGTGTAGATGAGAAAAAACATCCTGGAAAGCTTCCAAGAACTTACACACTTACACACAGTGATATTACTTCCAAACTCACTCTTGCCATTTCTCAAACCATTAATAACTCCCAGGTAATTCCTGCTTCATATTCATGTATTAGTACAActaaattagaaaatgtaattcACTTTCAGCTACCCAACTTTTAGGCAGAACAGATGAGGCAaaaagggaaagattcagtttctACAATATTGTTTTTATTGGAATAGTTTTACTGCAAATTTGTCTTCTTGAGCGGAAGGTCTACTAGAAACAGACTTTCTACCTCCTGAGGGTAGGATAAGATCTTTGGAGGCCGTTTCCTTTTTTGCACATGTGATTGgtctatttgattgttgaacCTGAATTTACTTTGACGCGTTGGCCTGTGTGTCCCCAGTATCTCTAAGAAATATTTGGATATTTGATGTGCAGTTACAAGGTTGGTATAATAGATTGCAAAGGGATGAAGTGGTTGCAGAATGGAAGAAAGTTAAAGGGAAGATGTCACTTCATGTCCATTGTCACATTAGTGGAGGCCATTTCTTGTTAGACTTTGTTGCTACCCTCAGATACTATATCTTCTGCAAAGAACTCCCCGTGGTACGTACGTACGTTTTTTATACAAATTTTCTTTCCCGTATCAAATGTGATTCAAGTCATTTTTCATGTGAATTGTTTTACTCAAAATAAATTTCTATGAAACATATATATTTTCTCGAGTTTAGTTGATGAGTATTTTTATTAATCAAACACATTGTAGTGAGAGAGAAGAGGGAGGGGATTATATTTTAGGTGGAAATTAAATATTATTTGTGTGTGGGGTTGATTAATTCTCTACTGTGACAGTAGAGACACTAAAGGCCAGATAGTGAAATAGAGGGTTCTTTTACACAACATTTCAAAGTAGAATAAATATATTTAAAAGCAGTCTTttgacctatatatatatatatatatatatatatatatatatatatatatatatatattatattatttggcACATGCACCAGGTTATAAAAGCATTTGTTCATGGAGATGGGAATTTGCTAAAGAATTACCCAGAGTTGCAAGAAGCTTTGGTTTGGGTTTATTTTCACTCAAATATTCCAGAATTCAACAAAGTGGATTGCTGGGGCCCACTCAAAGAAGCATCCTCAACTTCTGGTGAATTAGGTGAGACCCAAATGGGAAATACAAGTGCTACTACAACCACAAATTGCAACTTGGATTTACCACAACCTTGTCAAGAATCTTGCACATGTTGCTTCCCCTCAATGAGTTTGATTTCCTGGTCCTCTCATTCTGCTCGTTTACAAACTTTACAAGATTGATGTATTTTACTGTCCTTGTAGGACTGTAAAAAGATAATAATTCTTTATTCTAATGTAAATAATTGAAAAAATAGGCATttggttttgaagaaaaaaccGGAGAAATTCCACGTGGGCTATGAGTCTGCCTCTCTACAGATATATCACACTTTGTCCACCAAAAGATTAGAACTTGTTACTTGCACACATCGTCCTTATCACTAAAACAAAACATGAGGGCTAAAGATGTTGATGCATAGTAGCCATGGGCTTGGATTGTATCTAGTGTTGCAGCCATCCCACGTTTCATTTTCTTGGTTTTGATGTTTTTCAAACGAACAGTCACATATGATAGGAATGTACACCAAAATGCCTACCAGTTAACATGGAAGGAATAGCAAATGAAGGGTTGCTTGCTATGAGAATGTGCAACATTAGTGTCTTTATTTCTTTTACACTGAAGTTCTGTataactttttttcttttcaacattCATAAAAAGCAGAGTAACTCAGTAGTCAGTTCTCTTCCATTATAATTGCTTATTTGCTTTAGTTTCATTTCCTTTCATATCTCTTTCAAGCCTTATTCTTTCAATGTCTAAAATAAGGGCATCCAAAATCTATGTTGGTATAAACCAATTTTGATGCATAAGTTACTGAGGCAGACAGCAGTAGGAAACAAAAGGTGAAAAAGAAATAGATCGGACTTCTTTACACCTGAAGCTGACAAGTTACGCTAGTACACCAGTTACCCGTGTACAATCAAATAGTATGTGAGCATCGGAGATCATTTGTTTTCATGAATTACAAggaagaaaatagaaaaagacaACTTTATGTACAAACAAGATCACAAGTTCGCGAAAAAATTGGATGTCCCCCAAAAAGAACACGCTCCCCTCTCCTATATTACAGAACGCCCGATGTTAATGAGAATTAAATAACATCTCCAACTGTACACTTTGATCTATTAACAGATTAATCACTCTAATACATGAATTTGAAAGACGATAGAGATCATCATCCTATCAGTTGAACATTAGGTCTTACAGCTTCCTGCAACTGTTTCCCATTACAAGTATCTCTCATCAAACAGATCAGTTCGCACCTCTTCACTGCTTGTGCTTCACGATGAAACAACTTTAACGAGTGCCCAAAAATAATTACATTGCAGTCACCTGATTTTCGTTCTACCGAGAGAAGATGCCCCAATTTCAGTCTCGGTGTTCTGCATGGCCAATTACATTCCCATGTTAGATGTCCTTGCATTCTTTTGAAAGTCTAAATGAAGGTACCCTATAATATAGAAAGTTACTATCCTTTTACATATGCTTTACCTGAGATTTAGGAGAAGGGAAGACATTCCAAAATCGAAGTGTTTCATCTCCTGCTCCAGTCACAATCGTCTGCAAAAATGTTAATAGCAGTTAGAAACATCAGAGTAGAGAGAATGAAGCTGCTGCTGCAACTAGGCGACAAGTCGACAGAATTACATAGACAAAATTAACTAGTTTTGCTCAGCTACCTGTCCATCTGGAGAGATGACAAGATATAGGACTCTATATGTATGGCCCGTCAGAGTAGCTATCTGCATTAATTGAAAAAAGCATATGATGAAAGTTGAAACTAGTACAAGACGATATGTCTAACAAATAGATGTTTGTCCATATATTTTTTAGTGCAGCGTCACATTCTGAAAACTTAGGTGAAATACCTTAGACATTGTGGGATACCTCCAGAGTATTATTTGGTTTTGTGAGTAACCATGAGTGCTGACTAATTCATTTACATTCTTCGACCACACAAGATTGCAGACCTGCCACAGTGTTGAATGAGTTAGCATATCTGAGTAAACAACACTTGGTGGCACTTGTAAATCTGAAAGTCCAAAACACCTAGAGAGACCCGGGAGGGAGGGGGTTGAGCAGGAATTGCGGGAAAGTTTTCTAACCTTCCTCACATGTTTACAGTTACTAGTACCTCGCACAATCCTTTACTGTCTACGCACACATATGACATATATCCCCACTCAGTATGTGAGAGTGTGTGTGTCTGGGGGGGGGGGAGAACGAacttgtaaaactggttcaaacaTAAATATTTcaatgatttttctttttatgagCTCCTTTAGGGTATATTCCCAAGCTATTGCGATACTGGTATTTCCCGGGGTTATACGTCAAAAAATCTGGACGATGGGGCTCTACTTCCTACTGTGCAATTCCGGTGTTATAGGTCTAAAAATCTGGATGATGGGGCTCTACTGCCCAATGTGCCTTTCGAGCTAGCTCTTCCTGATGGCACCTACAATGGCATAACTTGTCTAGATACATAAACCATGGGCACACCAAGCCCGAATTCCCAGCCCAAGGTATACTAATGGGGGAAGTCTTACTTTTAATTCCTCATATTTTGTGGATGAAATCACTTTTCCAGTGTTATTTGCTCTTACAGCAATTCCTAGACGCTTAGAATTTATCTGAAAAGGTTTTTTAAAAATCCGAGATTAGTTTGCGAATCTTTTGATTAGTTTCATTTATGTCTCGCTTCACTTTCCTTGGTTCCTCTCCTACCCCGTGAAGTGAATTACTTTCAAGGACCTCCTTCACAATGACACCTACTTCATCAAAAAAAGGATCTCCTTCACAATGAATGGTCCAAACATTTCTCCTACTCCCCTTTTCTTTTACCCTCCCTTCTCTCAGTCATATTCAAAGATTTCTGCAGTATCAGCTACGGGGGGAACTCTCCCAGTTCTTTAGCTGTTTAGGAACTTTAACACAAGTAACAGAATAGGTGCGTAACTTGAAAGATGAAAACCCCTCAGGGTGTTGATGGTAAATGTTTATGCAATTCTGATGTTTTTCTTTAATGTTATACCTGCAGAGGGCCTATACTATCAACAATAAAATATTAGTGCATTTTGCCTTGTGCACAAATAAATATAGATTCGTGGTGAAGGCCCTAGAGAAAGATATTTGAGATTAAGAAAGAGATGGGAAGAGGATGGGTGGTGGGGGTTAAAGAGGAAGGTCAAGATGGTTTGATAAGTCCAATAACAATGTTTTAAGAAATAAACTTGAGGACACTTCTCTCTTACAAAAAGGAGG
Coding sequences within:
- the LOC104248440 gene encoding protein STAY-GREEN homolog, chloroplastic-like; its protein translation is MSTLTISLLPSKLNPQKESSLFVYKTTRILSKNSQSLLPVARLFGPSIFEASKLKVLFLGVDEKKHPGKLPRTYTLTHSDITSKLTLAISQTINNSQLQGWYNRLQRDEVVAEWKKVKGKMSLHVHCHISGGHFLLDFVATLRYYIFCKELPVVIKAFVHGDGNLLKNYPELQEALVWVYFHSNIPEFNKVDCWGPLKEASSTSGELGETQMGNTSATTTTNCNLDLPQPCQESCTCCFPSMSLISWSSHSARLQTLQD